A single genomic interval of Macadamia integrifolia cultivar HAES 741 chromosome 6, SCU_Mint_v3, whole genome shotgun sequence harbors:
- the LOC122081084 gene encoding uncharacterized protein LOC122081084 has product MIMVPTFDAIKGGGGSVGIGATGTISSLMNRELASVKRSPQSPKSSLRRSPTIPVSVPCVSRPKRQQRPIVNEATTSGSSKKAHSVPMLGSEDVVDNSHNRKKTDKKGSYIVEVVDIKCGSQEKPWSNSITHKLRKLSFSKLSQSIS; this is encoded by the coding sequence ATGATCATGGTTCCGACATTTGATGCTATAAAGGGTGGTGGAGGCTCTGTCGGGATAGGAGCCACTGGGACTATCAGTTCTTTGATGAACAGGGAATTGGCTTCTGTTAAACGGTCACCACAGTCACCAAAATCTTCTCTAAGAAGATCTCCAACAATCCCAGTTTCGGTTCCTTGTGTTTCTAGGCCTAAAAGGCAACAGAGACCTATAGTGAATGAAGCAACCACTAGTGGCAGCAGCAAGAAGGCACATAGTGTTCCAATGCTTGGATCTGAAGATGTTGTTGATAATAGTCATAACAGAAAGAAAACTGATAAGAAAGGATCTTACATAGTGGAAGTTGTTGATATAAAATGCGGAAGCCAAGAGAAACCATGGTCCAACTCAATCACCCACAAGCTCCGGAAACTTTCTTTCTCAAAGCTTTCTCAGAGCATTAGCTAG